The Cottoperca gobio chromosome 6, fCotGob3.1, whole genome shotgun sequence genome has a segment encoding these proteins:
- the cep41 gene encoding centrosomal protein of 41 kDa isoform X1 produces the protein MSLKREIGSVEYMKKRIPKSEKYQHVKTRLDTGCSLTKYMEKLEDIKKNYRYRKDEIFKRLKVTTFAQLILQVASVSDLNESEIDGDSHCPEDGLSVVSDAELEYLSEHTNGSSPQASPVSDHQDTGDTRDMCYSARSTLLSVISGVGEMNLDSNHQQMENEPVCSPELADRPYPDCPYLLLDARDRDHYDRCHIISAHSFPIAMLSRTMNPFTKDVLEYKNTEGKIVIVYDEDERIASQAATIMCERGFENLFLLSGGLKVIAQKFPEGLTTGSIPNSCLSSSKSSKGKKISAPQQPSQAAEKSWRFASDELAKIQDQLEEMLIPSNSNSRMSSSSSRSTGSSARSQQSSSATGRDSARVQSSRPWK, from the exons ATGTCGTTAAAAAGAGAGATCGGCAGTGTGGAG TACATGAAGAAAAGGATACCGAAAAGCGAAAAGTATCAACATGTCAAAACAAGGCTGGACACAG GATGCAGCCTCACAAAGTATATGGAGAAACTGGAGGACATTAAAAAAA ATTACAGGTATCGAAAAGATGAAATCTTCAAGAGGTTAAAGGTGACAACATTTGCACAATTG ATACTTCAGGTAGCCTCCGTATCAGACCTGAATGAAAGTGAGATTGACGGCGACTCGCACTGCCCGGAAG ATGGTCTGTCAGTGGTGTCTGATGCAGAGCTGGAGTATCTGTCTGAACACACCAACGGCAGCTCCCCGCAGGCGTCACCTGTTTCAGATCACCAGGACACAGGAGACACGAGGGACATGTGCTACTCTGCCAGGTCAACACTGCTAAG TGTCATCAGCGGTGTGGGAGAAATGAACCTCGACAGCAACCATCAGCAGATGGAGAACGAGCCGGTGTGCAGCCCTGAGCTCGCTGACCGGCCTTACCCCGACTGCCCCTACCTGCTGCTGGACGCACGGGACCGTGACCACTACGACCGCTGCCACATCATCAGTG CACACAGCTTCCCAATCGCCATGCTGTCTCGCACAATGAACCCCTTCACCAAAGACGTGCTGGAATAC AAGAACACAGAAGGGAAGATCGTCATCGTGTACGATGAGGACGAGAGGATAGCCAGCCAGGCAGCCACCATCATGTGTGAACGAGGGTTTGAGAATCTGTTTCTGCTGTCTGGAG GTCTCAAGGTAATCGCTCAGAAGTTTCCAGAAGGTTTGACGACGGGCTCCATCCCGAACTCTTGCCTGTCCTCTTCCAAATCATCGAAGGGGAAGAAGATCTCTGCGCCGCAGCAGCCGTCGCAAGCCGCGGAGAAGAGTTGGCGGTTTGCATCGGACGAGCTCGCCAAGATCCAGGATCAGCTGGAGGAGATGCTCATCCCCAGTAACTCCAACA GCCGCatgtccagcagcagctcccGGTCTACAGGGTCCAGCGCTCGCAGTCAACAGAGTTCCTCTGCAACCGGGAGGGACAGCGCGAGGGTTCAGAGCAGTCGACCCTGGAAATAA
- the cep41 gene encoding centrosomal protein of 41 kDa isoform X2 encodes MTLLMLFIRYLYMKKRIPKSEKYQHVKTRLDTGCSLTKYMEKLEDIKKNYRYRKDEIFKRLKVTTFAQLILQVASVSDLNESEIDGDSHCPEDGLSVVSDAELEYLSEHTNGSSPQASPVSDHQDTGDTRDMCYSARSTLLSVISGVGEMNLDSNHQQMENEPVCSPELADRPYPDCPYLLLDARDRDHYDRCHIISAHSFPIAMLSRTMNPFTKDVLEYKNTEGKIVIVYDEDERIASQAATIMCERGFENLFLLSGGLKVIAQKFPEGLTTGSIPNSCLSSSKSSKGKKISAPQQPSQAAEKSWRFASDELAKIQDQLEEMLIPSNSNSRMSSSSSRSTGSSARSQQSSSATGRDSARVQSSRPWK; translated from the exons ATGACAttacttatgttatttatccgCTATTTG TACATGAAGAAAAGGATACCGAAAAGCGAAAAGTATCAACATGTCAAAACAAGGCTGGACACAG GATGCAGCCTCACAAAGTATATGGAGAAACTGGAGGACATTAAAAAAA ATTACAGGTATCGAAAAGATGAAATCTTCAAGAGGTTAAAGGTGACAACATTTGCACAATTG ATACTTCAGGTAGCCTCCGTATCAGACCTGAATGAAAGTGAGATTGACGGCGACTCGCACTGCCCGGAAG ATGGTCTGTCAGTGGTGTCTGATGCAGAGCTGGAGTATCTGTCTGAACACACCAACGGCAGCTCCCCGCAGGCGTCACCTGTTTCAGATCACCAGGACACAGGAGACACGAGGGACATGTGCTACTCTGCCAGGTCAACACTGCTAAG TGTCATCAGCGGTGTGGGAGAAATGAACCTCGACAGCAACCATCAGCAGATGGAGAACGAGCCGGTGTGCAGCCCTGAGCTCGCTGACCGGCCTTACCCCGACTGCCCCTACCTGCTGCTGGACGCACGGGACCGTGACCACTACGACCGCTGCCACATCATCAGTG CACACAGCTTCCCAATCGCCATGCTGTCTCGCACAATGAACCCCTTCACCAAAGACGTGCTGGAATAC AAGAACACAGAAGGGAAGATCGTCATCGTGTACGATGAGGACGAGAGGATAGCCAGCCAGGCAGCCACCATCATGTGTGAACGAGGGTTTGAGAATCTGTTTCTGCTGTCTGGAG GTCTCAAGGTAATCGCTCAGAAGTTTCCAGAAGGTTTGACGACGGGCTCCATCCCGAACTCTTGCCTGTCCTCTTCCAAATCATCGAAGGGGAAGAAGATCTCTGCGCCGCAGCAGCCGTCGCAAGCCGCGGAGAAGAGTTGGCGGTTTGCATCGGACGAGCTCGCCAAGATCCAGGATCAGCTGGAGGAGATGCTCATCCCCAGTAACTCCAACA GCCGCatgtccagcagcagctcccGGTCTACAGGGTCCAGCGCTCGCAGTCAACAGAGTTCCTCTGCAACCGGGAGGGACAGCGCGAGGGTTCAGAGCAGTCGACCCTGGAAATAA
- the cep41 gene encoding centrosomal protein of 41 kDa isoform X3 produces the protein MKKRIPKSEKYQHVKTRLDTGCSLTKYMEKLEDIKKNYRYRKDEIFKRLKVTTFAQLILQVASVSDLNESEIDGDSHCPEDGLSVVSDAELEYLSEHTNGSSPQASPVSDHQDTGDTRDMCYSARSTLLSVISGVGEMNLDSNHQQMENEPVCSPELADRPYPDCPYLLLDARDRDHYDRCHIISAHSFPIAMLSRTMNPFTKDVLEYKNTEGKIVIVYDEDERIASQAATIMCERGFENLFLLSGGLKVIAQKFPEGLTTGSIPNSCLSSSKSSKGKKISAPQQPSQAAEKSWRFASDELAKIQDQLEEMLIPSNSNSRMSSSSSRSTGSSARSQQSSSATGRDSARVQSSRPWK, from the exons ATGAAGAAAAGGATACCGAAAAGCGAAAAGTATCAACATGTCAAAACAAGGCTGGACACAG GATGCAGCCTCACAAAGTATATGGAGAAACTGGAGGACATTAAAAAAA ATTACAGGTATCGAAAAGATGAAATCTTCAAGAGGTTAAAGGTGACAACATTTGCACAATTG ATACTTCAGGTAGCCTCCGTATCAGACCTGAATGAAAGTGAGATTGACGGCGACTCGCACTGCCCGGAAG ATGGTCTGTCAGTGGTGTCTGATGCAGAGCTGGAGTATCTGTCTGAACACACCAACGGCAGCTCCCCGCAGGCGTCACCTGTTTCAGATCACCAGGACACAGGAGACACGAGGGACATGTGCTACTCTGCCAGGTCAACACTGCTAAG TGTCATCAGCGGTGTGGGAGAAATGAACCTCGACAGCAACCATCAGCAGATGGAGAACGAGCCGGTGTGCAGCCCTGAGCTCGCTGACCGGCCTTACCCCGACTGCCCCTACCTGCTGCTGGACGCACGGGACCGTGACCACTACGACCGCTGCCACATCATCAGTG CACACAGCTTCCCAATCGCCATGCTGTCTCGCACAATGAACCCCTTCACCAAAGACGTGCTGGAATAC AAGAACACAGAAGGGAAGATCGTCATCGTGTACGATGAGGACGAGAGGATAGCCAGCCAGGCAGCCACCATCATGTGTGAACGAGGGTTTGAGAATCTGTTTCTGCTGTCTGGAG GTCTCAAGGTAATCGCTCAGAAGTTTCCAGAAGGTTTGACGACGGGCTCCATCCCGAACTCTTGCCTGTCCTCTTCCAAATCATCGAAGGGGAAGAAGATCTCTGCGCCGCAGCAGCCGTCGCAAGCCGCGGAGAAGAGTTGGCGGTTTGCATCGGACGAGCTCGCCAAGATCCAGGATCAGCTGGAGGAGATGCTCATCCCCAGTAACTCCAACA GCCGCatgtccagcagcagctcccGGTCTACAGGGTCCAGCGCTCGCAGTCAACAGAGTTCCTCTGCAACCGGGAGGGACAGCGCGAGGGTTCAGAGCAGTCGACCCTGGAAATAA
- the cpa5 gene encoding carboxypeptidase A5, translating into MMRGLLALTALFVAVFGKETFEGHQVLRIVAKDEIQLSLVKNLEDMVDFELDFWRGVTDVATPVDVRVPFHSLQSVKIHLESQGIEYSIMIQDLQVMLDEEQEEIESAARVAEPRSTDSFDLSRYHPINEIYNFQDMLVAENPNLVSKIVIGQSYQGRPLNVLKFSTGGTNRPAIWLDTGIHSREWVTQASGTWFAKKIVTDYGRDPAMTAILNKMDIFLEIVTNPDGYYYSHTSNRMWRKTRKPNPGTSCVGVDPNRNWDAGFGGAGASGNPCSETYRGPKAHSESEVKSIVDFVKAHGNIKAFVSIHAYSQMLLYPYGYTRTPAKHQTELHNLAKKAITDLASLYGTRYRYGSIINTIYQASGGTIDWTYEQGIKYSYTFELRDTGRYGFILPANQIVPTATETWLALMAIMEHTFKNPY; encoded by the exons ATGATGAGGGGGCTGCTCGCACTCACCGCGCTGTTCGTGGCCGTTTTCGGCAAGGAGACGTTTGAGGG GCATCAGGTGCTTCGCATTGTTGCAAAGGATGAGATCCAGCTGTCTCTTGTCAAGAACCTGGAGGACATGGTGGACTTTGAG ctgGACTTCTGGAGAGGAGTGACTGATGTGGCCACTCCTGTGGATGTCAGAGTTCCCTTCCACAGCCTGCAATCCGTCAAAATTCACCTGGAGAGTCAAGGCATCGAGTACTCCATCATGATCCAAGACCTTCAG GTGATGCTGGacgaggagcaggaggagataGAGTCTGCTGCTCGTGTCGCTGAGCCCAGAAGCACGGACAGCTTCGACTTATCCAGGTATCATCCCATCAACGAG aTCTACAATTTCCAGGACATGCTGGTGGCTGAGAATCCCAACCTGGTCAGCAAGATTGTGATCGGTCAGAGCTACCAGGGTCGTCCCCTGAATGTGCTCaag TTCAGCACCGGTGGAACCAACCGTCCCGCCATTTGGCTCGACACCGGAATCCATTCCAGAGAGTGGGTTACTCAGGCCAGTGGCACATGGTTCGCCAAGAAG ATCGTGACTGATTATGGGCGTGACCCCGCTATGACCGCCATCCTCAACAAGATGGACATCTTCCTGGAGATTGTGACCAACCCCGATGGCTACTACTACTCTCACACCAGC AACCGTATGTGGCGTAAGACCAGAAAGCCCAACCCCGGCACTAGCTGCGTGGGAGTCGACCCCAACAGGAACTGGGACGCTGGATTTGGAG GAGCTGGTGCCAGCGGAAACCCCTGCTCAGAGACCTACCGTGGACCCAAGGCTCACTCTGAGTCTGAAGTTAAGTCCATTGTGGACTTCGTGAAGGCCCACGGTAACATCAAGGCCTTCGTCTCCATCCATGCCTACTCCCAGATGCTCCTGTACCCCTACGGCTACACCAGGACTCCAGCCAAGCACCAGACCGAGCTG CACAATCTGGCTAAGAAGGCTATCACTGACCTGGCTTCCCTGTACGGGACTCGCTACAGATACGGCAGCATCATCAACACCATCT ACCAAGCTAGCGGCGGCACCATTGACTGGACCTACGAACAGGGCATCAAGTACTCCTACACCTTCGAGCTGAGGGACACCGGCCGTTACGGCTTCATcctgccagccaatcagatcgTCCCCACTGCCACTGAGACTTGGCTGGCTCTGATGGCTATCATGGAGCACACCTTCAAGAACCCTtactaa
- the tes gene encoding testin — protein sequence MEIEKEVKKMTLGHEFGAGAACLKCKDKCEGFELHFWRKICRNCKCGLSEHNVQMNSEENKKVGKLFEDTKYTGLIAKLKTDGIPSYKGNMVTITLPSSGTAYVVPPSASSTVVRPSATAGSVQPAGAAAGSAPGSAPAPAAPAGLTPVKANKVLLPLSATSANLIPVSKDVPMKSVTYEWAPPVANKYLAVRYIELLPPEKRPVAGTEGAAYRRQQMARQLPEHDQDPSMCHELSPAEVKQMEQFVRKYKDEALGVGDVILPEEMALVQAGGQGGASVGAGGVPGAGGAGIGPGGARVGAAAAAGGAAGPGLGAAGAGVGPMAGTGVGVGSGPGAGGRGAGAAGALSGPGTGQSAGFGPAGGAMGTSATAGAIGVPGAQPAGLPQQAFSCHHCQQPMRVGEPAVYAERAGYDKMWHPACFVCCTCSELLVDMIYFWKKGKLYCGRHYGDSEKPRCGGCDELIFSNEYTQAEGQNWHLKHFCCFDCDCILAGETYVMENDKPVCQPCYMKSYAVKCAACQTLVEPEAQRVSYGDFHWHAEPQCFKCSGCSKCLIGQRFMAVQNCLFCSVECKKKIVA from the exons ATGGAGATAGAGAAGGAAGTAAAGAAG ATGACCCTCGGGCACGAGTTTGGAGCTGGAGCGGCCTGTTTGAAATGCAAGGACAAGTGCGAAGGCTTCGAGCTTCATTTCTggag aAAGATCTGCCGGAACTGTAAATGTGGCCTCTCGGAGCACAACGTGCAGATGAACTCGGaggagaacaagaaggtagGCAAGCTGTTCGAGGACACCAAGTACACCGGCCTCATCGCCAAGCTGAAGACGGACGGCATCCCCAGCTACAAGGGCAACATGGTGACCATCACTCTGCCCAGCTCTGGTACCGCTTACGTCGTGCCGCCGAGTGCTTCGTCCACTGTGGTGCGCCCCTCTGCCACGGCCGGTTCTGTGCAGCCTGCCGGAGCCGCTGCAGGTTCGGCACCCGGCTCCGCTCCGGCTCCGGCTGCACCGGCCGGCCTCACGCCTGTCAAGGCTAACAAAGTGCTGCTCCCTCTCTCCGCCACGTCAGCCAATTTGATACCAGTCTCCAAAGATGTGCCGATGAAGTCTGTCACCTATGAGTGGGCACCACCAGTAGCCAATAAGTACCTG GCGGTGCGTTACATTGAGCTGCTCCCACCAGAGAAACGTCCGGTGGCCGGTACAGAGGGAGCTGCTTACCGTAGGCAGCAGATGGCCCGCCAGCTGCCGGAGCACGACCAGGACCCGTCCATGTGCCACGAGCTGAGCCCCGCCGAGGTCAAGCAAATGGAACAGTTCGTCCGCAAGTACAAGGATGAGGCCCTGGGGGTCGGAGATGTTATACTGCCTGAAGAGATGGCTCTGGTTCAAGCAGGAGGGCAGGGAGGAGCTAGTGTTGGGGCTGGAGGTGTACCTGGTGCTGGAGGGGCTGGCATTGGACCTGGGGGAGCCAGGGTTGgcgccgctgctgctgctggtggtgctgctggtcCGGGGCTAGGGGCTGCAGGCGCTGGTGTCGGGCCTATGGCGGGGACTGGAGTCGGTGTTGGCTCTGGACCTGGAGCAGGAGGTAgaggagctggagctgctggagcacTTTCAGGGCCCGGCACCGGACAGTCTGCTGGCTTTGGACCCGCTGGAGGAGCCATGGGTACTTCTGCCACTGCCGGCGCTATAGGCGTCCCTGGAGCTCAGCCAGCCGGACTTCCACAACAGGCCTTT tCGTGCCATCACTGCCAGCAGCCGATGCGTGTGGGCGAGCCAGCTGTGTATGCGGAGCGGGCCGGCTACGACAAGATGTGGCACCCAGCGTGCTTCGTGTGTTGCACCTGCAGCGAACTGCTGGTGGACATGATCTACTTCTGGAAGAAAGGGAAGCTGTACTGTGGACGCCACTACGGAGACAGCGAGAAGCCGCGCTGCGGAGGCTGTGATGAG TTGATCTTCAGTAATGAGTACACTCAGGCTGAGGGCCAGAACTGGCATCTGAAGCACTTCTGCTGTTTTGACTGTGACTGCATCCTCGCCGGAGAGACGTATGTGATGGAGAACGACAAGCCGGTGTGCCAGCCGTGCTACATGAAGAGCTACGCTGTG AAATGCGCAGCCTGCCAAACTCTGGTCGAGCCCGAGGCCCAGCGGGTTTCCTACGGCGACTTCCACTGGCACGCCGAGCCGCAGTGCTTCAAGTGCTCCGGCTGCTCCAAGTGCCTGATCGGCCAGCGCTTCATGGCCGTGCAGAACTGCCTCTTCTGCTCCGTGGAGTGCAAGAAGAAGATCGTGGCTTAG